One genomic segment of Ancylobacter sp. IITR112 includes these proteins:
- a CDS encoding class I SAM-dependent methyltransferase, which yields MDFRNYVRSRVGKYRIGIEFGASYNPIVAKKDGFNVYIVDHADEASLREKYRDHPVDVTRIEPVDAIDDGGELTRLLPEGERFDYIIASHVFEHLPDPIRFLQRCTRALKPDGKLYLMLPDRRFTFDYFRPVSTTGAMVRAYLEKRTRHDPAHLFDHYSMSAERNGAGVWADLDGGVFSFTGTLEAGYAAATSLQTDYLDCHAWIFTPASFRNIIEELREINLIEMGEVEFYDSVGCEFFVVLSPNAPSNLLSRVERAERVVREASRIAT from the coding sequence ATGGACTTCCGCAATTACGTGCGCTCGAGAGTTGGGAAATATCGCATAGGGATAGAATTCGGCGCGTCCTATAATCCGATCGTCGCGAAGAAGGATGGTTTTAACGTTTATATTGTCGATCATGCCGATGAGGCGTCATTGAGGGAGAAATACCGCGACCATCCCGTGGATGTGACACGTATCGAACCGGTTGATGCAATTGATGATGGCGGAGAATTGACCCGACTTCTACCGGAAGGCGAGAGATTTGACTATATCATTGCCAGTCATGTCTTCGAACATCTCCCCGACCCGATCAGATTTCTCCAGCGCTGCACGCGAGCGCTAAAACCCGACGGGAAGCTGTATCTTATGCTGCCCGATCGTCGCTTCACCTTCGATTATTTTCGCCCTGTCAGCACAACAGGCGCCATGGTCCGTGCCTATCTGGAGAAACGCACGCGGCATGATCCGGCCCACCTTTTCGACCACTATTCGATGTCGGCGGAGCGAAACGGTGCCGGCGTCTGGGCTGATCTTGACGGTGGCGTATTCAGCTTTACCGGAACCCTTGAAGCGGGCTACGCGGCCGCCACGTCGCTACAGACCGATTATTTGGATTGTCATGCGTGGATATTCACGCCAGCGAGTTTCCGCAATATCATCGAGGAGCTTCGGGAAATAAATCTCATCGAGATGGGTGAAGTCGAGTTTTACGACAGCGTGGGCTGCGAGTTCTTTGTTGTACTGTCCCCCAATGCTCCGTCTAACCTGCTCAGCCGCGTGGAGCGAGCGGAGCGGGTGGTCCGGGAAGCGAGCAGAATAGCGACATGA
- a CDS encoding lipopolysaccharide biosynthesis protein: MRLRFDDLRLRAYLLSKKMRQFPSVIRENVPRFYVDEECCPAVGNNYAIVVSYSGFGVASDLIDLLKALRRRGVNAVVICNGLPKLNVLEMLRRDAHRVMVRRNVGRDFGAFRAATLRLAAEGRAVSRMLYFNDSVIYIAGAELDAMVHRMIEDTYPVIGAFENHEFEHHIGSYVFSVSGEVFYDSKLLSFWKRYRPYDIRPHAIHQGEIALSRQLKKRGYAIGVIYSVDRLGEHLRTFDAAQLLGLLKYMTPAWRSAFLAQTREGTLGVGRQLVSAFEVERHTSRPSGDTPQSSSQGAVPTLSSLTRPPDTPRGRQQTTFAAAHREVLRWSIIQAMLAEVSAHSQIHVGFGLFRLLLGAPVVKKDLLQRGLWSEQDCLQILDDVPPEARRRIIRQLINRGRPLHVSGTRRFLLRHGLE, translated from the coding sequence GTGCGCCTGCGCTTTGATGATCTGAGGCTCCGCGCTTATCTTCTCTCGAAGAAGATGCGTCAATTCCCGAGTGTAATCCGGGAAAATGTGCCGCGTTTTTATGTAGATGAGGAGTGTTGCCCGGCTGTCGGAAATAATTATGCAATTGTTGTTTCTTATTCGGGTTTTGGTGTTGCATCCGACCTTATTGATCTGCTGAAGGCACTGCGCCGCCGTGGCGTGAACGCCGTGGTCATATGCAACGGTTTGCCGAAGTTGAACGTGCTGGAAATGCTTCGGCGGGACGCTCATCGAGTGATGGTGCGGCGGAATGTGGGTCGTGATTTCGGCGCCTTTCGCGCGGCGACCCTCCGCCTCGCAGCTGAGGGGCGAGCCGTCTCACGCATGCTGTATTTCAACGACAGCGTCATTTATATCGCCGGTGCCGAGCTGGACGCGATGGTGCATCGGATGATCGAGGATACGTATCCTGTCATCGGTGCGTTCGAGAACCACGAATTCGAGCACCACATCGGCTCCTATGTGTTTTCGGTGAGCGGCGAGGTGTTCTACGACTCGAAGCTGCTGTCGTTCTGGAAGCGTTATCGGCCGTACGATATCCGCCCTCACGCGATCCATCAGGGTGAGATTGCCTTATCTCGGCAGTTGAAAAAGCGCGGTTACGCTATCGGCGTGATCTATTCCGTGGATCGTCTCGGCGAACATCTCCGCACGTTCGACGCTGCCCAATTGCTTGGGCTCCTCAAATATATGACTCCGGCATGGAGGTCGGCTTTTCTGGCGCAAACCCGCGAGGGGACCTTAGGTGTCGGCCGGCAACTGGTGAGCGCCTTCGAAGTGGAGCGCCACACCTCACGCCCAAGCGGCGATACTCCGCAATCGTCTTCCCAAGGCGCGGTGCCAACGCTCAGTTCCCTGACCCGTCCGCCCGATACGCCTCGCGGTCGTCAGCAGACCACCTTCGCGGCCGCCCATCGGGAGGTGCTGCGATGGAGTATCATTCAGGCAATGCTGGCGGAGGTTTCTGCTCATAGCCAGATTCACGTGGGGTTTGGCCTTTTTCGGCTATTATTGGGCGCGCCTGTCGTCAAGAAGGACCTTCTTCAGCGCGGCCTGTGGTCTGAGCAGGACTGTTTGCAGATACTCGACGACGTGCCGCCCGAGGCGCGTCGACGCATCATCAGGCAGTTGATCAATCGCGGCCGTCCGCTGCATGTCAGCGGGACCCGGCGGTTTCTCCTTCGGCATGGCCTTGAGTAG
- the paoA gene encoding aldehyde dehydrogenase iron-sulfur subunit PaoA, with protein MQSPPQTTLSRRDLLVAGAATVTVSHASGTIARAEDASAPRGDGVGRDKPGTLPSRLSVRFAVNGTTTEVEVDTRTTLLDALREQLHLTGTKKGCDHGQCGACTVMVNGVRINACLTLAVMHEGDEVTTIEGLGGPADLHPMQAAFVRHDGYQCGYCTPGQICSSVAMLAEIEAGIPSHVTPDLTGRPEASVDELRERMSGNICRCGAYSNIIDAISDVAGRQS; from the coding sequence ATGCAGAGCCCCCCCCAAACCACCTTGTCTCGACGTGACCTCCTGGTCGCTGGGGCAGCGACCGTCACCGTCTCGCACGCGAGCGGGACGATTGCGCGCGCTGAAGACGCCTCTGCACCGAGAGGTGACGGGGTGGGACGTGACAAGCCGGGAACCCTGCCGTCGCGGCTCTCTGTTCGCTTTGCCGTCAACGGCACTACCACCGAGGTGGAGGTCGATACCCGCACTACCCTGCTCGACGCGCTACGCGAGCAGCTTCATCTCACGGGCACGAAGAAGGGCTGCGATCATGGCCAGTGCGGTGCCTGCACCGTCATGGTCAACGGGGTCCGCATCAATGCCTGCCTCACCCTCGCGGTTATGCATGAGGGCGATGAGGTGACGACCATCGAGGGACTGGGAGGGCCGGCAGATTTGCACCCGATGCAGGCTGCCTTCGTCAGGCACGACGGCTATCAGTGCGGCTATTGCACGCCGGGACAGATCTGCTCGTCCGTGGCGATGCTCGCCGAAATCGAGGCCGGTATTCCCAGCCATGTCACTCCAGACCTCACCGGGCGTCCCGAAGCATCGGTGGACGAATTGCGGGAGCGGATGAGCGGCAATATCTGCCGCTGCGGTGCCTATTCCAATATTATTGACGCCATCTCCGACGTGGCGGGGAGGCAGTCATGA
- a CDS encoding MFS transporter, translated as MQQNLSPDRHDTEIGRTVQNYIDERPSWPDGTPVPVTPMTAMQWRIWGLAAAGKFFEGLVVFMTGVAMPLIANEFGLDAVAHGVVGAASLAGILVGALLLGGLADQFGRKLMFIVEMVLFIIFLVLLSVAPSYPWLVVFLFGIGLALGCDYPTAHLIISESIPTSARGRLVLGAFAFQAVGALVGTGVGYAVLTLDPDVTAWRWMYAAAIVPAMIVLAGRFFVTESAPWLFARGRKHEAERVTARLLHRRPAYPKKVVLSAPDKEATEGNGWAALFERRNRRATILASVPWFLQDLSTYGIGIFTPTILAAALGHDSGNARNIAEVIQNDISAAQGAAMIDVLLIVGIIFAVALADRVGRVPLQILGFVGCAAGLLIASFSAYYDGPLSTTLIFAGFMMFNFMTNLGPNAQTYLLAGEVFPTAIRGKGAGFAAAFAKMGAVVTAFGFPVLLSTIGQQSLLYGLVVMSLLGAAITWRFRIETAGVSLDEVGGRGHHHGKVRLPESAIAEI; from the coding sequence ATGCAACAGAACCTCTCCCCGGATAGACACGACACCGAGATCGGCAGGACGGTTCAAAACTACATTGACGAGCGCCCGAGCTGGCCGGATGGCACGCCGGTGCCGGTCACACCGATGACCGCGATGCAATGGCGCATCTGGGGGCTCGCGGCGGCGGGCAAATTCTTCGAGGGGCTTGTCGTCTTCATGACCGGCGTGGCGATGCCGCTGATCGCCAACGAATTCGGCCTCGACGCCGTTGCCCATGGCGTGGTGGGAGCCGCCTCGCTCGCCGGTATATTGGTGGGCGCGCTGCTGCTCGGCGGCCTTGCCGATCAGTTCGGGCGCAAACTCATGTTCATCGTCGAGATGGTCCTCTTCATCATCTTTCTGGTGCTGCTGTCGGTTGCGCCGAGCTATCCTTGGCTTGTGGTCTTTCTCTTCGGAATCGGTCTGGCGCTCGGCTGCGACTATCCGACAGCCCATCTCATCATTTCAGAAAGCATTCCGACCAGCGCCCGCGGTCGTCTCGTTCTGGGCGCGTTCGCGTTCCAGGCGGTGGGCGCCTTGGTCGGCACCGGGGTCGGCTATGCCGTGCTCACCCTCGATCCCGATGTCACCGCCTGGCGTTGGATGTATGCCGCAGCCATCGTCCCGGCCATGATCGTTCTTGCCGGCCGCTTTTTCGTGACCGAGAGCGCGCCCTGGCTATTCGCCCGCGGTCGCAAGCACGAGGCCGAGCGCGTCACTGCCCGGCTGCTGCACCGCCGGCCGGCCTATCCGAAAAAGGTCGTGCTGTCGGCGCCCGACAAGGAGGCGACGGAAGGAAATGGCTGGGCGGCCCTATTCGAGCGCCGGAACCGCCGTGCCACCATCCTCGCCTCGGTGCCGTGGTTCCTGCAGGATTTGTCGACCTATGGCATTGGGATCTTCACGCCCACCATCCTCGCCGCAGCGCTGGGTCATGACAGTGGCAATGCCCGCAACATCGCCGAGGTCATTCAGAACGACATCTCCGCCGCCCAGGGGGCGGCCATGATCGACGTGCTGCTCATCGTCGGCATCATCTTTGCCGTGGCGCTGGCCGATCGGGTGGGGCGTGTTCCGTTGCAGATTCTCGGCTTCGTCGGCTGCGCCGCCGGGCTGCTGATCGCTTCCTTCTCGGCCTATTATGACGGCCCCCTTTCGACAACCCTCATCTTCGCCGGCTTCATGATGTTCAACTTCATGACCAATCTCGGCCCGAACGCGCAAACATACCTGCTCGCCGGCGAGGTGTTTCCCACCGCCATTCGCGGCAAGGGAGCCGGCTTCGCGGCGGCGTTCGCCAAGATGGGTGCGGTGGTTACTGCTTTCGGTTTCCCGGTGCTCCTGTCCACCATCGGTCAGCAGTCCCTGCTGTACGGGCTGGTCGTGATGTCGCTGCTTGGCGCCGCCATCACCTGGCGGTTCCGCATCGAGACGGCGGGCGTCAGCCTCGATGAGGTTGGCGGGCGTGGGCATCATCACGGCAAGGTGCGGTTGCCGGAAAGCGCGATCGCCGAGATCTGA